The Gemella massiliensis DNA segment CCAACTATAGCACAATTGGCTTGCATACAACCTTCAGCTACACCTTCAACAATAGCTTCTACCTGTTTAGGATAATTTTTCCCAACAGCTAAATAATCTAAGAAAAACAAAGGTATTGCGCCTTGAGCAAGTATATCATTGGCACACATTGCCACTACATCAATACCGATAGTATTATGAATATTCAATTCAAATGCCAACTTTAATTTAGTTCCTACACCATCAGTTCCACTTACTAAAACGGGATTTTTAAAGTTATAAGCACTAAGATCGAATGCTCCGCCAAATCCCCCGATTGCTGACATCATACCCAAATTTTTTGTACGTTCTACATGTTTTTTTATACGTTCTACCGATTCGTATCCGGCTTGTAAACTAACACCACTTTCCTCATATTTTTTGCTCATTATTTTTACCCCTTTCTTGTAAAAATTTTTTTTGAATATCTGTCATTGAACTTATGTAATTATCTTCATAATCATATAACCCTGCCGAATAATCTCCATTGAAGCAATCCATACATAACCCTGTATATGGTGCATCATAATTAAGACCTATTGATTCTACTAAACCATCTTCACTTAAAAATCCCAACGAATCAGCTCCTATTATTTCTTTAATTTCTGTTATTGTTTTATTAGCTGAAATTAATTCTTGTGTTGTTGAAATATCTATTCCGTAAAAACTTGGAAACATTAGTGGAGGACAGGCTATTCTTACATGTACTTCTCTTGCGCCCGCTTCTTTAAGTAATTGAACAATACGTTTACTTGTAGTTCCTCTTACAATTGAGTCATCTACCATTACAATACTCTTACCTTTTACCACGCCTTTAACAGCGGATAATTTCATTCTAACTCCCTGTTCTCGCAATTTTTGAGTTGGCTGAATAAAGGTACGAGCTACATATTGATTTTTAATCAATCCCATTTCATAAGGTAGTCCACTTTCTTCTGCATAGCCACTTGCTGCTGATAATGATGAGTTTGGTACTCCAATAACCATATCGGCATCCGGAGTTGGTTGTTCCTTAGCCAAGCGGCGTCCGGTTCTTTTTCGTGCCGAGTGAACATTAATTCCTGCAATATTTGAATCAGGACGTGCAAAATAGACATACTCCATAGCAGCAATAGCTACCAAAGTGTTATTGGTATATTTTTCAATACGAATTCCATCATCATCAATTATAACCATCTCTCCCGCACCGACATTACAAACAAATTCTGCACCTACAACATCAATAGCACAGGTTTCACTAGCTGCCACATATGCTCCGTTCTTTGTTTTTCCTATTGCTAAAGGTCTTAAACCATTTGGATCTACTGCACCATATAAAGCATCTTTTGTTAAAAGCAAATACGTAAAACCGCCCTTAATTTTTTGTAAACTTTCTTTTAATTGTTCTTTAAATGTTGATTTACCACTTCTTCTTATTAAATGAATTAAAACTTCCGTATCTGATGATGAGTGAAAAATTGCCCCATCTTGTTCTAATTCACGTCGTAAAGTTTTAGCATTAATTAAATTACCGTTATGACAAACGCCTACACTCATATCATAAAAATGGTATAAGAAAGGTTGAATATTTTGAATACTATTGTTACCTGATGTTGCATATCTAACGTGTCCTATTGCACTGTTACCTACAAGATGTTCTAATTTTTCCTTATCACGAAATACTTCTGAAACCAAACCTAAATCTCGATACCCTCTTAAAGTATTATTATCGCGTGAAACTATTCCAGCCCCTTCTTGACCGCGATGTTGTAAACTATGTAATCCAAAGTACGTAACATTACTTGCAGATGGATGATTCCAAATACCGAACACACCACACTCTTCATTAATCCCTCGCATCTTCTAATCTCCTTAAAACTTCTTCATAAGCTTCCATCACCGAACCTAAATCTCTTCTAAATCTATCTTTATCTAATTTTTCATTTGTATCTTTGTCCCATAGGCGACAAGTATCCGGAGAAATTTCATCAGCTAAAATAATATTTCCATCCTTATCACGACCAAACTCTATTTTGAAATCTACCAAAATTAAATTGGCTTTTAAATATAATTTTTGGAGTAAACTATTAATTTTAAGTGCTTGCATTCTTATATTTTCCAATTCTTCTTCCGTTACAATTTCCAATGCGACGGCATGATCGTTATTAATTAACGGATCGTTAAGCTCATCATTTTTATAACTAAGTTCAAAAATCGGCTTTATCAATTTTTTTCCTTCTTCAATACCATATTTTTTAGCCATTGAGCCTGCAACTATATTGCGAATTATTACTTCCAACGGAATAATTGTTACATGTTTACAAAGTTGATCTGTTTCATTTATTTTTTTTATAAAATGAGTTTTGATGCCTTCTTTTTCTAAGTATTCAAAGATTAATGAAGTAATGGTATTATTGAAAACTCCTTTCCCTTCAAACTCTTCTTTTTTTACGCCGTTGAATGCTGTAGCACTATTTTTGTAGTGAACGTAAATTTCATCATCATTAGCACATTCGAACAATTGTTTTGCTTTTCCTTCATATAATAATTTCATTTTATTCTTCCCCTTTAAAATAATTTACACCATTTTTAAAAATATCTTGTTTTATTTTTATTGTATTAGTTTTATATAGAGTTTTTCCATAACGCTCACTATGCCCCATTTTTCCTAATATTAATCCATTTTCACTTATTAAACCTTCCGTAGCCAATAACGAACCGTTTGGATTAAATTTTCCGTTTAAAGTCGCATTACCGTTGAAGTCGCTATATTGAAAAGCAATCAAATGTTTGAATCTTTCAATATTTATTCCGACTACTTTTCCTTCACCATGGCTGAACACAACTTCATGTTGTTCGCCAATATTAAAATCTTGTAACCAAGGAGAATTTGTGTTGGCAACACGTGTAAAGGCTGTTGTGGAAATATGTTCATAGCTATCATTACGATACAAAGTTAAATCATCTTTTGTTAATTCTCTAATTTCTCCATATGGAATTAATCCCGATTTTAACAATGCTTGAAATCCATTACATATGCCTAAAATTAATTTTTTTTCAGCTAAATGTTTATGAATTGCATTTTTAACTTTAATATTTTTTAAGAAGTTAACAATATATTTAGCGCTTCCATCCGGTTCATCACCACTAGAAAATCCACCGGGGAACATAATAATATGTGACTTCTCAATAGCACTCACAAACTCATCTATTGATTCATTAATATCATTTTTACGGGTATTTCTTATAACTACTGTTGTAGGGGTAGCCCCCGCTTCTATAAATGCTCTTTCGCTATCATATTCACAATTTGTTCCCGGAAATACTGGGATAACTACTTTTACATCTTCTACATATTGAGGATAGTACACTTTTTTATTGTGTTCGGTATGTAGATTTTCAACAGTTCCTCTATCTTCATTTTGATATATTGGATAAATGTCATTTAATGTTTTAGTATAAGCATCGTATATTTCTGTACGCATAAATACTTCATTATTAATGATTATTCTTTCACTGACAACCCCTAATTTTTCAAAAGGTAATTCTTTTATCGATTCTACTACCAGTGATGCCGGATCAAAGTTTAAAATGTTATCTTTAGCTACTTCAAATCCCAAATCATTACCTAAAGACATTTTAACCAACGATGCAACTATGCTGCCTTCTTCTTGGGCATATGCTGAAACAATAGTTCCATCTTTAATATATCTACCTATTTTTTCATAATTTTTTAAAGTTTCTTTAATATTCGGGTATCCTTTTTCATCTTTTATTACAGGAATATGATACAAATGATTACCTATTGTTTTTAATTCCGGCGTTATAACATCTTCTATTTTTATAGGAGTACAAGCAAATGAAATCAATGTTTCAACTACATCTAAATTATTGAACGTTCCTGACATACTGTCTTTACCACCTATGCTAGGACGACCAATTTCTTTTTGAGCATAAATGCTACCCAATAAACTTTGAGTAACTTTTCCCCATTTTGTACTATCTTTACCCAATTTTTCAAAGTATTCTTGGAATGAGAAGTAAAGACTTTCTGTATTTCCTCCTACTGCATATACTTTAGCGACCGATTCTAATACAGCATATATAGACGATAAAAATGGTGAATAATGAGAAATTTTCGGAATAAATCCATAAGTCAAAATTGTTGCCGTATCACTTGTTGAATGGAGTGTCGGTAATGCCTGAACACTAGCTTGGACCGGTGTTAGTTTATTTTTTCCAGAAAATGGCATAAGCACCGTACTAACTCCGATTGAGGAGTCAAATTTTGATGCTAAACCTTTTTGACATGTAACATTTAACTCACCCAATTCAGATAAAATATTTTTTCTTGATACATTTTTATCTATAAAAGGATTTTCTCCCATATTATCTTTTAGTGTCGCTACTGCACATTGGCGAACACCGGCTGTTTCTAAGAAGTCAGCCCCCATATCTACTACTTTTTCCCCATTGTAATACATTTCCAAACAATGTTTATCAGTAACAGTTGCAACGTGAGAATACTCAATATTTTCCTTTTCACATTCTTTAATAAATTTTTCATAATCTTTCTTATCAATTGCCACCGCCATACGCTCTTGTGATTCACTGGTAGCTAATTCCGTTGCATTTAATCCTTGATATTTAGTTAAAACCTTATCTAAATGAATCTCTATACCGTCTGATAGCTCTCCAATGGCTACACAAACACCACCGGCACCAAAATCATTACATTTTTTAATTAGTTTCGTTACTTCCGGCTTTCTAAATAAACGTTGTAGTTTTCTTTCTTCGGGAGCATTACCTTTTTGTACTTGGCTTGACATTGTTTCCAGTGAATTATTAGTATGTTCAAGACTTGACCCACTTGCACCTTGAATACCATCACGTCCGGTACGTCCACCGATCATAACAACAATATCCCCGGCTATTAAACTCTCACGTTTATAATCACCGTCTTTAACCGCTCCAACGACAGCACCTACTTCCATATGTTTTGCCACATAACTGTCATCATATAGCTCTCTAACAAAAGTAGTAGCCAAACCAATCTGATTACCGTAAGATGAATTACCATGTGCTGTACCTTTAGCTATTTCCACTTGTGGTAACTTATACGCTAACGTATTTTCACGTTTTTGCAAAATATTTCCGCTACCCGAAATACGCATAGCTTGATAAACATAACTACGTCCTGATAACGGATCACGAATAGCACCACCGATACAGGTACTCGCTCCACCGAAAGGTTCGATTTCACTCGGGTGATTATGCGTCTCATTTTTGAATTGAATTAACCAACGTTCATTTTCTCCGTTATTTTTAATAGTTGTGAAGAAAGAGCAAGCATTAATTTCCTCACTAACTTCAATATTTTTATCTTTTAATACTTTAACATGATATTTACCGATAATACTAGCCATATCCATTAATGTTAAAGGTTTATCTTCTCTTCCTAAATCAGATCTAATTTTTAAATAATAATCAAAAGCGTCTTGCATTTCTTTTTTAAATAATTCCGATTTGATATTAACTTCTTCTAAAATAGTTTCAAAAGTCGTATGACGACAATGATCACTCCAGTAACAATCTAATACATAAATTTCAGTCTCTGTCGGATTACGTTTTTCTGATTTAAAATAATTTTGAATAAAAATTAAATCCTCTATATTCATTGCCAGTGAAAATTCTTTTTTTAGATTTTCTAAATCTTTTTTTGTAAACTCTAAAAAACCTGTTAAATTTTTTAAGGGTGTCGGCTCAGAGTTTAGATTAAATTCTAAAACAGATAAATCTTTTTTCCGTGCTTCTATAGGATTTACTAAATAATTCTCAATCAATTTTAGTTCATCTTCGGTTAATTTTTTGTCAAAAATAACTAGTTTTCCACTTCTTACTGTCGTTTTACTTTTTGCATCAAGCAACTTAATACTTTCTTCTGCACTGTCGGCCCTTTGATCATATTGAGCCGGTAGCACTTCATATGCGAAATATTTTCCGGTTTCTAATTCAATACTTTCAAATACTTCATCAACAACAATTTCAGAAAATACAGAAGTTTTTGCCAATCTATATGTTTTTTCATCTATATTATAAATATCATAAATAACGTACAACTTAACTTCTTCCAGTCCCAGATTGTATTCTAAGTTTAAATTTTCTTTAAGTTGCAATTCTTCTTTATTATATCCACTACGCTTTTTGACAAAAATTCGTTTATTGTTCATCATAACCTCCTAAAATGATATTTCCGTAAAAGTTAATATGCCCTACTTTTCTATTTTTACGCGGTTCTTTTTCATACAAATGTAAAAAACCATGCTTTTTTGTAATTAAATTTTTAAAATATTCTAAATCTTGACCGAGTATATTATATAAAGTTGTTTCTCTGTTTTGTATTTTGCCAACACGCAAACCGCAAATAGCCTCAATATGAGCTCTAAATTGACTCTTAGTAGCTGATTGCATTGTAATATGTCCGGAATTATGAACTCGCGGAGCAATTTCATTAAAAATTACTTTCCCGTTACTAATAAAAAATTCTACTGTAAGAACTCCAAAGTATTCTATATTTTCCAAAATTTTTCTTGTATATTCTATTGCTAAATTTTCTTGCTCTTCAGTTGCGGTAGTCGGAACTTTTGAACGAAATAATATATTATTTTTATGTTCATTTTCTACAACCGCAATTATTTGAATATCAAATTTATCTTTAACAGCTACAACCGATATTTCTTTATCCAATGTTATTAATTCTTCTAAAATTGTATATTGTTCAATCTCTTCTTTTTTAGAAATTATTTTTTGACCTTTTCCATCATAACCGAAGCGGACGGTTTTCATAAGATAAGTTTTTTCTATATCAATATTTGTGTCTTCTTCAATATAAATATAATCAACAGTTGGAATATTCAACTTATGAGCAAATTCTTTTTCATAGTACCTATGTTGCGTGATTTTTAAAACCTCAGCACTTTGAACTATATTATATATTTCCTCTAATTTTTCTAATACCATTGCATTAATATTTTCAAATTCAAATGTAACAACATCACTTACCTTACATAATTTTTCTATACTTTCCGTATCATCAAACGATGCTTCAATAAAAATATCACTGAATTGTTTTGCGCAACAATCAAAACTCGGGTCTAAAATAGCAATTTTATACCCCATTTCCTTGGCACTCATAGCCAACATTCTACCCAGCTGTCCACCACCAATAATTCCTATAGTTTTTTCCGGTAAAATAGTTTTAATCATAATGTCATCTCTTCCAATACTATTCTTTCTTGTTCTCGTTTAAATTCTTCATATTTATCAGCATATTTTTTATTAGTAATTCCTAATATTGATAAAGCACTTATTGCAGCATTTTTTGCTCCTGCAATACCTATTGCCATAGTTAAAACCGGAACACCTGCCGGCATTTGTACTATAGAATACAAAGAATCTACTCCACTTAAAACACTGGACTTTATCGGAACACCAATTACCGGTAAAGTTGTCATTGATGCAACCATTCCGGGTAAATGAGCAGCACCGCCTGCTGCCGCTATTATTAGTGAATAACCATTTGTTCGTGCATTTTTTGAAAAATTAACCAATAAATTTGGTGTACGGTGTGCACTAACAACCTTTTTATCATAAGGAATCTCAAATTCATCTAATAATTTACATGTTTCTATCATTGTTTTATAATCCGAGTTTGAACCCATAATAACAGCTATTTTCATACATTAAACTCCTTTTTTACCACTAACGTCCGTTTTATAATAACATATCTTAACAATATAAATTTTAATGTCCGTTTATATTTTAAATTATACTCCCATATATAAATTAAATCAAGTATAAAACGTATTTTTTTATTTTATTTTTAGTATTTCATTTCATAATATGAACTTTTATAATAATATTCAATAAAAAATATATATTTTACACATTAATTATTAACAATTAAATATTTTATATTTTAAAATAATTATTTGTATTGGTTAATATATGGTTATATACAAAATTCTCTGTTTTATCGTTTTAAAACGTATATATTATTTTATAAATATTTTAGCAATAGTCAGTAGTGGTATGAACGCCTACAACTAACCTAGGTTAATTCTAGAATTTTTAAGCATCTATGATGCGTAAAAATTCTAGAATTAAGGTGTGCAAGGCTACTCTAATCTTTACGAACAAAGTGAGTAAAAGATTAGTTAGTAGCTACTGCCACGGGTCAGCAGTTGATACTAACGTATCATCTGCAACCTATGGTTTTGACGATACTAGTGTCTTTGCATACGTCACTTCTAATATTTATGATGTGCAAATAGCACTCATAAATAAAGAATTGTCGCATAAAATTCTCCAAAAAAATACCTTTATCATTTTTCTATTACCACTACAAACATTGCTATTAGGCTCGTTGCTATTCTTCGTGGTGGATTTCTTAAAATTGTATCCCCACTATATAATCAGCAACAAAAAATATTTTGTATATAAATATATAATAAAAAAGCAGTATCGCTACTGATACTACTTTATATTTTTCCTCAATAATTCTACCATATGGTTGTTAGCAATAAATTCAACATCATTTTTTAATGGTTTCCACTCATAATTTCCATACTTATTATCTAATGCAGCTTTAATTAAATAATCAGCCACATTAGGATTTTTTGGTAAAATTGGTCCGTGAAGATATGTGCCTATTAAATTATTATACAATAATCCTTCTTTTTTATCATAATCATTATTTCCAAATCCAACTATAACATTACCTAGCGTATTATAATTATGATATGTTCTACCTCCGTGATTTTCAAAGCCGACGATATTTCCAAACATTTCCGATTCAACTAGTATATTCCCTATTAAACGTGGTGCATCTTTCTTCGATTCCGTATAAAAATTTAAAATATTTAACCCCGGCAATTTAACACCATCCACAGTTTTGTAATATTCCCCTAAAAATTGATAACCTCCACAAATAGTTAATGCCGGCACTCCGGCTTCTATGGCTGACTTAAACTCATTTTTTATCTTAGAAAATTGTTCAGTTGCAATGCACTGTTCTCTATCCGAGCCACCACCAATAAAGAACATATCACAGTTTGATAACTTTACACCATCCGTTGAAGTTATATTTTCTATTTTAAGATTTATACCACGCCATTCACATCTTTTTTTGAGTGCTATAACATTTCCAATATCACCATAAAGATTTAATTTATCAGGCATAAAATGATACAATTTCAATTCCATTTTAATTCTCCAATTCTTTTTGAGTTTCTATCAGTGCTGTATAATTCGGTATTACAATAGAATATTTTTCACTGTATTTTTTTAACCTCGCAACTGCCTCTTTTATATTTTCCAAAACTACTATATTGGCATTAATCTCACTGTATTTCAACCTTAATGCAAGTTCCTTGGCACGTTTACCTGAACAAATAATATTATTAATATTTTGAGATGCCAATATATTAAAATCAGTATCCCAAATCCATGAAATATCAAAACCGTCTGCACCGTTATCATTTAAAATCAATAAATAATTTATTCTCATATCTATTGTTTTTCCGATAGCTAATGAAGCGTTAAGTCCTGCCGGATTTTTAGCAAGGTTTAACAATGCAGTTGTTTTGCCGGTAATCTCAATACTTTGCATTCGCCCATTTTTAGAGGTGTAGCTTTCTAAACCTTTTTTAATTTTT contains these protein-coding regions:
- the purF gene encoding amidophosphoribosyltransferase; this encodes MRGINEECGVFGIWNHPSASNVTYFGLHSLQHRGQEGAGIVSRDNNTLRGYRDLGLVSEVFRDKEKLEHLVGNSAIGHVRYATSGNNSIQNIQPFLYHFYDMSVGVCHNGNLINAKTLRRELEQDGAIFHSSSDTEVLIHLIRRSGKSTFKEQLKESLQKIKGGFTYLLLTKDALYGAVDPNGLRPLAIGKTKNGAYVAASETCAIDVVGAEFVCNVGAGEMVIIDDDGIRIEKYTNNTLVAIAAMEYVYFARPDSNIAGINVHSARKRTGRRLAKEQPTPDADMVIGVPNSSLSAASGYAEESGLPYEMGLIKNQYVARTFIQPTQKLREQGVRMKLSAVKGVVKGKSIVMVDDSIVRGTTSKRIVQLLKEAGAREVHVRIACPPLMFPSFYGIDISTTQELISANKTITEIKEIIGADSLGFLSEDGLVESIGLNYDAPYTGLCMDCFNGDYSAGLYDYEDNYISSMTDIQKKFLQERGKNNEQKI
- the purC gene encoding phosphoribosylaminoimidazolesuccinocarboxamide synthase; the encoded protein is MKLLYEGKAKQLFECANDDEIYVHYKNSATAFNGVKKEEFEGKGVFNNTITSLIFEYLEKEGIKTHFIKKINETDQLCKHVTIIPLEVIIRNIVAGSMAKKYGIEEGKKLIKPIFELSYKNDELNDPLINNDHAVALEIVTEEELENIRMQALKINSLLQKLYLKANLILVDFKIEFGRDKDGNIILADEISPDTCRLWDKDTNEKLDKDRFRRDLGSVMEAYEEVLRRLEDARD
- a CDS encoding phosphoribosylformylglycinamidine synthase — encoded protein: MNNKRIFVKKRSGYNKEELQLKENLNLEYNLGLEEVKLYVIYDIYNIDEKTYRLAKTSVFSEIVVDEVFESIELETGKYFAYEVLPAQYDQRADSAEESIKLLDAKSKTTVRSGKLVIFDKKLTEDELKLIENYLVNPIEARKKDLSVLEFNLNSEPTPLKNLTGFLEFTKKDLENLKKEFSLAMNIEDLIFIQNYFKSEKRNPTETEIYVLDCYWSDHCRHTTFETILEEVNIKSELFKKEMQDAFDYYLKIRSDLGREDKPLTLMDMASIIGKYHVKVLKDKNIEVSEEINACSFFTTIKNNGENERWLIQFKNETHNHPSEIEPFGGASTCIGGAIRDPLSGRSYVYQAMRISGSGNILQKRENTLAYKLPQVEIAKGTAHGNSSYGNQIGLATTFVRELYDDSYVAKHMEVGAVVGAVKDGDYKRESLIAGDIVVMIGGRTGRDGIQGASGSSLEHTNNSLETMSSQVQKGNAPEERKLQRLFRKPEVTKLIKKCNDFGAGGVCVAIGELSDGIEIHLDKVLTKYQGLNATELATSESQERMAVAIDKKDYEKFIKECEKENIEYSHVATVTDKHCLEMYYNGEKVVDMGADFLETAGVRQCAVATLKDNMGENPFIDKNVSRKNILSELGELNVTCQKGLASKFDSSIGVSTVLMPFSGKNKLTPVQASVQALPTLHSTSDTATILTYGFIPKISHYSPFLSSIYAVLESVAKVYAVGGNTESLYFSFQEYFEKLGKDSTKWGKVTQSLLGSIYAQKEIGRPSIGGKDSMSGTFNNLDVVETLISFACTPIKIEDVITPELKTIGNHLYHIPVIKDEKGYPNIKETLKNYEKIGRYIKDGTIVSAYAQEEGSIVASLVKMSLGNDLGFEVAKDNILNFDPASLVVESIKELPFEKLGVVSERIIINNEVFMRTEIYDAYTKTLNDIYPIYQNEDRGTVENLHTEHNKKVYYPQYVEDVKVVIPVFPGTNCEYDSERAFIEAGATPTTVVIRNTRKNDINESIDEFVSAIEKSHIIMFPGGFSSGDEPDGSAKYIVNFLKNIKVKNAIHKHLAEKKLILGICNGFQALLKSGLIPYGEIRELTKDDLTLYRNDSYEHISTTAFTRVANTNSPWLQDFNIGEQHEVVFSHGEGKVVGINIERFKHLIAFQYSDFNGNATLNGKFNPNGSLLATEGLISENGLILGKMGHSERYGKTLYKTNTIKIKQDIFKNGVNYFKGEE
- a CDS encoding 5-(carboxyamino)imidazole ribonucleotide synthase, producing MIKTILPEKTIGIIGGGQLGRMLAMSAKEMGYKIAILDPSFDCCAKQFSDIFIEASFDDTESIEKLCKVSDVVTFEFENINAMVLEKLEEIYNIVQSAEVLKITQHRYYEKEFAHKLNIPTVDYIYIEEDTNIDIEKTYLMKTVRFGYDGKGQKIISKKEEIEQYTILEELITLDKEISVVAVKDKFDIQIIAVVENEHKNNILFRSKVPTTATEEQENLAIEYTRKILENIEYFGVLTVEFFISNGKVIFNEIAPRVHNSGHITMQSATKSQFRAHIEAICGLRVGKIQNRETTLYNILGQDLEYFKNLITKKHGFLHLYEKEPRKNRKVGHINFYGNIILGGYDEQ
- the purE gene encoding 5-(carboxyamino)imidazole ribonucleotide mutase, which gives rise to MKIAVIMGSNSDYKTMIETCKLLDEFEIPYDKKVVSAHRTPNLLVNFSKNARTNGYSLIIAAAGGAAHLPGMVASMTTLPVIGVPIKSSVLSGVDSLYSIVQMPAGVPVLTMAIGIAGAKNAAISALSILGITNKKYADKYEEFKREQERIVLEEMTL
- a CDS encoding type 1 glutamine amidotransferase yields the protein MELKLYHFMPDKLNLYGDIGNVIALKKRCEWRGINLKIENITSTDGVKLSNCDMFFIGGGSDREQCIATEQFSKIKNEFKSAIEAGVPALTICGGYQFLGEYYKTVDGVKLPGLNILNFYTESKKDAPRLIGNILVESEMFGNIVGFENHGGRTYHNYNTLGNVIVGFGNNDYDKKEGLLYNNLIGTYLHGPILPKNPNVADYLIKAALDNKYGNYEWKPLKNDVEFIANNHMVELLRKNIK